The Ahaetulla prasina isolate Xishuangbanna chromosome 4, ASM2864084v1, whole genome shotgun sequence genome has a window encoding:
- the NOD1 gene encoding nucleotide-binding oligomerization domain-containing protein 1 isoform X5 gives MAEQLAGKTKITRVATAGGDSLSFVNSLKVHRELLVNRIRNTQCLIDNLIKNDYFSIEDAEIAAQYSTQADKVRKILDLAQSKGEEVAEYCLYVLQQAGDAYYDLHPWLEEIGFHPSEVICSKPVENTDPVSRYQQKLKDELGRETKFVMSYAQKEDMLLEEIYSTNIMEFLNHKNEKLSNVDALEDLLSDSFGLINENGETIYIFGDAGIGKSMLLQKMQNLWSKNAFDVGAKFFFCFRCRMFSCFKQEEAFCLKDLLFKYNCFPDQDQEEVFNFIVKFPHTVLFTFDGFDEIHSDFDLSSIPEICSPTESIHPLALLVGLLSGKLLKGSRKILTARTGTEIVKNIVRKKVHLRGFSSSNLKDYTKMFFKDERCRALVLNQLEANPNLSSLCSVPLFCWIIFKCFEHFHSAFDSHELPDFTVTLTDIFLLMTEVHLNRIQKRNILKKNNRSQEETYRSNKEKLFALSKIAYIGMQKSLFVFEQEEVLSDLLEQDLHLGFLRTVPNYEGIVDQSCYEFLHLTLQSFFTAFYLVTDEKVGARDLLQFFAECSMQDTTLSSCLPLSWSKNYHPTGGDPFRNKEHFHFTNLFLCGLLSKARQKLLRHLIPLSTVKKKRRILLAYFFESMKSHLKGLSRARLKEYKQVQVMPNFVWMLRCIYETQSEKVGKGVAKCMRANYIKLTYCNAYSADCSAISFVMHHFQKRLALDLDNNNINDYGIKQLQPCFSHLAVLRVSVNQITDQGVRVLYEELSKFKIVSYLGLYNNQITDIGAKYVARLIEECPSLIYVKKIISLQDWSKQDNNRGREKSCLRHQEK, from the exons GTCCGTAAAATCCTGGATCTAGCCCAGAGTAAAGGTGAGGAAGTTGCAGAGTATTGCCTGTATGTTCTGCAACAAGCTGGTGATGCTTACTATGACTTACATCCTTGGTTGGAGgagattggtttccacccatcaGAAGTCATTTGTAGCAAACCTGTGGAAAATACTGACCCAG TCAGCAGATACCAGCAGAAACTTAAAGATGAATTGGGCCGAGAAACAAAGTTCGTCATGTCATATGCCCAAAAGGAAGACATGTTGCTTGAAGAAATATATTCTACCAACATTATGGAGTTTCTCAATCATAAAAATGAGAAACTCAGTAATGTGGATGCTTTAGAAGATCTACTTAGTGACAGTTTTGGGCTGATCAATGAAAATGGAGAAACCATCTATATCTTTGGGGATGCTGGGATTGGAAAGTCCATGTTACTGCAAAAGATGCAAAATCTCTGGTCCAAGAATGCCTTTGATGTAGGGGCCAAATTCTTCTTTTGTTTCCGATGCCGAATGTTCAGCTGTTTCAAGCAAGAAGAAGCCTTTTGTTTAAAGGATCTTCTCTTCAAGTATAACTGTTTCCCAGATCAGGATCAAGAGGAAGTTTTCAACTTCATTGTAAAATTTCCTCATACTGTCTTGTTTACATTTGATGGATTTGATGAAATTCATTCTGATTTTGATCTCAGTAGTATTCCTGAAATCTGCTCGCCCACTGAATCTATTCACCCACTTGCTCTTCTGGTGGGCCTCCTCAGTGGAAAACTTTTGAAGGGATCTAGAAAAATTCTGACAGCCAGGACAGGGACAGAAATTGTTAAAAACATTGTCCGGAAGAAAGTACATCTTCGAGGGTTTTCCAGTAGTAACCTGAAAGATTATACTAAAATGTTCTTCAAAGATGAAAGATGTCGGGCTTTGGTTTTGAATCAACTGGAAGCCAACCCAAATCTAAGCAGTTTGTGTTCGGTGCCATTATTTTGCTGGATTATATTCAAATGCTTTGAACATTTCCATTCTGCATTTGATAGCCATGAGCTCCCAGACTTCACTGTCACTCTAACAGACATATTCTTGCTCATGACTGAAGTCCACCTTAATCGCATTCAAAAGAGAAATATTCTAAAGAAGAACAACAGAAGCCAAGAAGAAACATACAGGTCCAATAAAGAGAAATTGTTTGCACTGAGTAAAATAGCCTACATAGGGATGCAGAAATCTCTCTTTGTCTTTGAGCAAGAGGAAGTCCTTAGTGACCTCCTTGAGCAGGATTTACATTTAGGATTTCTCAGGACAGTTCCTAATTATGAAGGTATTGTAGACCAATCTTGCTATGAATTCCTGCACTTGACCTTGCAGTCATTTTTCACAGCTTTTTATCTGGTAACAGATGAGAAAGTAGGGGCCAGAGATTTGCTGCAGTTCTTTGCTGAATGCTCCATGCAAGACACTACTCTGTCTTCCTGCTTGCCTCTTTCCTGGTCAAAAAATTACCACCCAACAGGAGGGGATCCTTTCCGAAATAAAGAGCActttcattttactaacctcttCTTGTGTGGCTTGCTTTCCAAGGCAAGGCAGAAACTCTTGAGGCATCTGATTCCTCTGAGTACAgtcaagaagaaaaggaggattctTCTTGCCTATTTTTTTGAAAGCATGAAGTCTCATCTGAAGGGTCTTTCTCGGGCAAGGCTGAAGGAATACAAACAGGTACAAGTAATGCCAAACTTTGTTTGGATGCTGAGATGCATCTATGAGACGCAGAGTGAGAAAGTTGGTAAAGGGGTTGCCAAGTGCATGCGTGCCAACTACATCAAGCTGACTTACTGCAATGCCTACTCCGCTGACTGCAGTGCCATCTCCTTTGTTATGCATCATTTCCAGAAACGCTTGGCCCTTGATCTGGACAATAACAACATCAATGATTATGGGATCAAGCAGCTGCAGCCTTGCTTTAGCCATCTGGCAGTACTCAG GGTGAGCGTGAACCAGATCACAGATCAAGGTGTGAGAGTGCTTTATGAGGAGCTGTCCAAATTCAAAATTGTGTCTTATTTGGG CTTATATAACAACCAGATTACCGATATTGGAGCAAAGTATGTGGCAAGACTCATTGAGGAATGTCCAAGCCTCATCTATGTTAA GAAAATAATTTCTTTGCAGGATTGGAGCAAACAAGATAACAACAGAGGGAGGGAAAAGTCTTGCTTACGCCATCAAGAAAAGTAA
- the NOD1 gene encoding nucleotide-binding oligomerization domain-containing protein 1 isoform X6 — protein sequence MSYAQKEDMLLEEIYSTNIMEFLNHKNEKLSNVDALEDLLSDSFGLINENGETIYIFGDAGIGKSMLLQKMQNLWSKNAFDVGAKFFFCFRCRMFSCFKQEEAFCLKDLLFKYNCFPDQDQEEVFNFIVKFPHTVLFTFDGFDEIHSDFDLSSIPEICSPTESIHPLALLVGLLSGKLLKGSRKILTARTGTEIVKNIVRKKVHLRGFSSSNLKDYTKMFFKDERCRALVLNQLEANPNLSSLCSVPLFCWIIFKCFEHFHSAFDSHELPDFTVTLTDIFLLMTEVHLNRIQKRNILKKNNRSQEETYRSNKEKLFALSKIAYIGMQKSLFVFEQEEVLSDLLEQDLHLGFLRTVPNYEGIVDQSCYEFLHLTLQSFFTAFYLVTDEKVGARDLLQFFAECSMQDTTLSSCLPLSWSKNYHPTGGDPFRNKEHFHFTNLFLCGLLSKARQKLLRHLIPLSTVKKKRRILLAYFFESMKSHLKGLSRARLKEYKQVQVMPNFVWMLRCIYETQSEKVGKGVAKCMRANYIKLTYCNAYSADCSAISFVMHHFQKRLALDLDNNNINDYGIKQLQPCFSHLAVLRVSVNQITDQGVRVLYEELSKFKIVSYLGLYNNQITDIGAKYVARLIEECPSLIYVKIGANKITTEGGKSLAYAIKKSKTIYEIGMWGNKIGDEGAKAFAEALKNHPTLTNISLAFNSITTEGGKSLAEAMKHNNGVNIFWLTKNELDDEAAESFAEMVKVNKRLGHLWLIQNQITVRGATSLADALQDNTTLKEICLNGNPISQEEARVFENEKRLICF from the exons ATGTCATATGCCCAAAAGGAAGACATGTTGCTTGAAGAAATATATTCTACCAACATTATGGAGTTTCTCAATCATAAAAATGAGAAACTCAGTAATGTGGATGCTTTAGAAGATCTACTTAGTGACAGTTTTGGGCTGATCAATGAAAATGGAGAAACCATCTATATCTTTGGGGATGCTGGGATTGGAAAGTCCATGTTACTGCAAAAGATGCAAAATCTCTGGTCCAAGAATGCCTTTGATGTAGGGGCCAAATTCTTCTTTTGTTTCCGATGCCGAATGTTCAGCTGTTTCAAGCAAGAAGAAGCCTTTTGTTTAAAGGATCTTCTCTTCAAGTATAACTGTTTCCCAGATCAGGATCAAGAGGAAGTTTTCAACTTCATTGTAAAATTTCCTCATACTGTCTTGTTTACATTTGATGGATTTGATGAAATTCATTCTGATTTTGATCTCAGTAGTATTCCTGAAATCTGCTCGCCCACTGAATCTATTCACCCACTTGCTCTTCTGGTGGGCCTCCTCAGTGGAAAACTTTTGAAGGGATCTAGAAAAATTCTGACAGCCAGGACAGGGACAGAAATTGTTAAAAACATTGTCCGGAAGAAAGTACATCTTCGAGGGTTTTCCAGTAGTAACCTGAAAGATTATACTAAAATGTTCTTCAAAGATGAAAGATGTCGGGCTTTGGTTTTGAATCAACTGGAAGCCAACCCAAATCTAAGCAGTTTGTGTTCGGTGCCATTATTTTGCTGGATTATATTCAAATGCTTTGAACATTTCCATTCTGCATTTGATAGCCATGAGCTCCCAGACTTCACTGTCACTCTAACAGACATATTCTTGCTCATGACTGAAGTCCACCTTAATCGCATTCAAAAGAGAAATATTCTAAAGAAGAACAACAGAAGCCAAGAAGAAACATACAGGTCCAATAAAGAGAAATTGTTTGCACTGAGTAAAATAGCCTACATAGGGATGCAGAAATCTCTCTTTGTCTTTGAGCAAGAGGAAGTCCTTAGTGACCTCCTTGAGCAGGATTTACATTTAGGATTTCTCAGGACAGTTCCTAATTATGAAGGTATTGTAGACCAATCTTGCTATGAATTCCTGCACTTGACCTTGCAGTCATTTTTCACAGCTTTTTATCTGGTAACAGATGAGAAAGTAGGGGCCAGAGATTTGCTGCAGTTCTTTGCTGAATGCTCCATGCAAGACACTACTCTGTCTTCCTGCTTGCCTCTTTCCTGGTCAAAAAATTACCACCCAACAGGAGGGGATCCTTTCCGAAATAAAGAGCActttcattttactaacctcttCTTGTGTGGCTTGCTTTCCAAGGCAAGGCAGAAACTCTTGAGGCATCTGATTCCTCTGAGTACAgtcaagaagaaaaggaggattctTCTTGCCTATTTTTTTGAAAGCATGAAGTCTCATCTGAAGGGTCTTTCTCGGGCAAGGCTGAAGGAATACAAACAGGTACAAGTAATGCCAAACTTTGTTTGGATGCTGAGATGCATCTATGAGACGCAGAGTGAGAAAGTTGGTAAAGGGGTTGCCAAGTGCATGCGTGCCAACTACATCAAGCTGACTTACTGCAATGCCTACTCCGCTGACTGCAGTGCCATCTCCTTTGTTATGCATCATTTCCAGAAACGCTTGGCCCTTGATCTGGACAATAACAACATCAATGATTATGGGATCAAGCAGCTGCAGCCTTGCTTTAGCCATCTGGCAGTACTCAG GGTGAGCGTGAACCAGATCACAGATCAAGGTGTGAGAGTGCTTTATGAGGAGCTGTCCAAATTCAAAATTGTGTCTTATTTGGG CTTATATAACAACCAGATTACCGATATTGGAGCAAAGTATGTGGCAAGACTCATTGAGGAATGTCCAAGCCTCATCTATGTTAA GATTGGAGCAAACAAGATAACAACAGAGGGAGGGAAAAGTCTTGCTTACGCCATCAAGAAAAGTAAAACTATATATGAAATTGG AATGTGGGGTAACAAGATTGGGGATGAAGGAGCAAAAGCTTTTGCAGAGGCACTGAAAAATCACCCCACCTTAACCAATATCAG TCTTGCCTTTAACAGCATCACTACAGAAGGAGGTAAAAGCCTCGCAGAAGCGATGAAACACAACAATGGTGTAAATATATTTTG